A stretch of DNA from Megalops cyprinoides isolate fMegCyp1 chromosome 17, fMegCyp1.pri, whole genome shotgun sequence:
aattgTGCTGTTGTGAAACATATTTCCATTTGGGAATGAGGTGAAGCAAACCATGACCGATGATTGTCAAATTGTTGATTCAACATTTGTTTGGAAACATGATGATTGATTGTGTGGAAATATGATTGATGAGACAGTTGTTTAGAAACTTGATACCTTTATGGCCAATTGTGTGGAAAGTATTGACCGATCCATCTTTTGTATAGAGATGTGCTATCAGTTTTACAGGCTGTCTGTGCAGTAACATGaccattcattttctgtttctgtttttgaaaacacaatgattGATTGGCAGTTTGTTTCTAAGtgcatctcttttttttgtcaggcaTGCTGCAGAATGGGAAGAAATTTGATTCCTcaagagacagaaacaagcCATTCAAGTTCAAGATTGGCAGACAGGAAGTCATCAAAGGTTGGGAGGAAGGTGTTGCACAGGTAATGGGGTCTACTTCCAGGAAATGTAACATGCATCTCTACCTCTTTATGTCATGGACTTTGCATCTCAAGGCTAGTTGGCCACTCAAGATTGGGCCCACAATTTAAGGAATTGATTTTAATGGTCTTATCAAATTGTTGTCTCTTACTCAAGGCTAGGCAAAATATGACTTATATAAACAATTGGTCCAAATGGCTTGGTGCAGCCCAGTAGAAGTAGTAGCACAGGTTAATATGACCTGAACAAACAGAGGTCTGATGgcaaaaaaaacttcaaaaaatgtaaatgctaattCCAAATGGTAgccatttgcattttgcagttggAAATCAAGATCAGGAGATCCACAGAACATTGGTAATCATTTCCAAATGGGGTCCAATTCATGTCTATCATCAAATATGAGATATGTTTCCTTGTGTGCTACAGTGTATTTGCATCAACATCCAACATGGGTCAGGTTGTCATTTTAGGCCcagtttgtgtatgtatgcatacatacttAATAttgatttgctcattttttcctcaatgcAGAAATATTGTGTAACTATAACTTTTAAAGACATGTGTCCAAGGAACACAACAGTTAAAATCCCAAATGTATTCATCAAACAATATAGATGTCTTATaagtgttttccaaaaaaatcaaaaatgttttatggtgGTTGTACCTCTTGAACCATAAGTATGAAGACTGTGAGTGTatcagtggtggctggtgagcttCAAACAGAGGAGACACAAGCCTTTCCTCTAACCCCTTACCTAATTAGTTTAAACTGTTTCCATTTACTTTCCTCAGTTGGCAATCAAACGTTAATTAGCTGAATAATTAATACCAATAACTGTAATGAGTACCAGTTTCAGATAACATTATTATTCTTTACATCTTTAACAATTTGTGGATCAGTACTTTTTATGTCTTAATTCAGGAAATATTGATGATGTATGATATTTGTTAATCTGATTTGTGAAGATTttgcagtttaaataaaatagaGGTTCTGAACTTCATTTTCTAGCCTTTATTATACATTGTGCCCAAAGCTGGtataatgtacatttaattaatgtaatgtgatgtgttaATTAAGAGTGTTTTATTCTGAAGGATATTAAATTGGTTTAAATGTTAGacattaaattgattttacTAAATTGAATTGTCTGATGGTTTGTGTTCTGCAATATGACTGTACGAAATGACAaagctttattttaattttgtattaaGTTGTAGCAGTCTCTGtattttaatcacattaaaGAATGTAAATGGCAATATGGAgtttaactgaataaaaatcagATGAATAATTTCAAAGAATTGCAAAGAACTGCTACATTTTGCTACATCATACCCTCTGTCAACCGTATAGCACACCCGTTTGAGCACGACGCTTAATAACGCAAAGCACATAAACTTCAGTTCAGTGAAAGCCTCAGCGCTTTTTCATAAACATTAAACTTCCCGATCTGCCCAGATCAGTTTAACAGGGTCTTATTTTGTCGATATTCCTTCAGTTCCAGCATGGGGAGAGAGTGCATTCATCCACAAGCTAAAATTAAATGGATATAAAAGAGCTAAAACTTTATGATGCAAAGCAATTTAATGCAATCACAGAATAAAATTTGAAAGCTATACCTATATATGTAAATTAACTGTTGGATCGTAAATTGAGGGGAGTAAACAGAAAAGGCCTCTGGCTCACCTGTCTCTAGCTCACCAGCCAACACTGCTGCGTATGTCCCATAGGCCACTAACACTCCATGGTTTATGAGTTTTAGGTAAACTGTATGGATTTTATAGCTGATAATTTTTCAGCTTCACCTGCCATCTCAGCTGATGCAGCATAATTAaaggacaaataaaacaaacactttcacagCTTCGTCTGCAAGCAGCTTACTAGCTGGAAGCTAGTAATGGTACTTTGTGCGTGATGGTACTTTGTcacctgtttgtttcttttccgTACTCAGATGAGCCTGGGCCAGAGAGCTAAGATCACCTGCACACCGGACATGGCGTACGGGGCCACAGGTCATCCAGGAGTCATTCCTCCCAACGCCACCCTCATATTCGACGTGGAGCTCCTGAAGCTGGAGTGAGGACCACCGCAGAGGGGAGGGGTTGTCGCCCAAGACCGATCACCCTCCGCCAGGggtcccccacccccacgcccaATCGATTTTAGCATACTAAACCTCTTACTTAATGTATCTTCTGCTTCGCTGGCAACTGTGTCAATTAGATGTCGATCGTTGTTCTTagactttttacattttacctaCCAATACCATAATTAGGCTCCTTTGTtgcaatgtttatatttacccattgtatttttcttcttcGTTTACATTTTTAGGTTGTACATTTCTACTGactctgcaaatgaaaaaaacctgaatCCCTCACCACTGAGTATATAAAGAGTTATAAACCACTGCCTTAGCGTACTGTTAAAGTGGAAGTAGGGCGTGAAAGTACAATATTCTGTGTTTTAAGGGGCATTAACAACCACTATCTGCATTGCCACTTTTAATTGAGGTGTGTCCTGCTGAATGCTGATAAAAAATAGTCTTGCTGTGTTTAGTATATTTTCTATGTCCATCATATAAGCTTGCTCTGATGAAGCCACAGGAAAGAACAATTGCATGATTTCAGGCACAATTACTGCATATTGAAGGTTGCTTTAGTTATGAGGATCACATGCTTCATCAACCCTTAATAAAAAGAGTGAGAGGTCTTTATTCTTTGCCAATTAAAGGGGCAGGAATGTATCTCTCTTAGACTTTCTCAAGAGAAGCCTTTTTGGTTCCTTGAATGCACAGAAACCCCAGCTGATGATACCTAGTTCTGCCAACTCCTCAGAGCAAAAAAGTTGCTAGATTACCTCCAAAAGTCCCTTTTGTAAAAAGAGGTTTGTAGCTGTTGGCCAAGACGAAAGTTTCCAAAGGCAAATTCAGCTTAGTTCCCATATATTACCATCATTTTTATGTGCTCAACATGGAAACCTTTGAGTATgatcaacaaataaaatgcctgtcagctttttaaaaatatcatttagagaaaaaaaatccttgaaaaGGATAAAGTCTACAGACTTCTGTGTGTAAACACTGCCAGCACACTGTAAAAGTCTTAAGTGCTGGTGACAAAGTAGTTAATTTGTCAGCAGTGAGTGAATGACTAGAAGATAAGTTGAATGGTTTTAGGGGTTTtgtctgagatttttttctcaagtaTTTTCTTATCCTCTCACATTAGCAAGCATGAGGTTCACATGGAGGAAGCCTGCTTAAGGCTTATTTATTAAGACCTAtaattcaggaaaaaatattacttcagttcattcagacattttgaccattttaagggtaacatttcataaatagcgttacatttacatctattctAGAATGTGTTCAACTGCCTGACTGCAAGCTAAAACAGGGGCATCCAAACTAAAATCCCTAGCATTTGTAAGTAGTTCTGCAAGAGATACAGAgataaagcacattttttcctgCACCACAAAAACTGTAGAGTTGAGCCTTTAGGAGTGAAATAGGGAAAGCTCTGCATCACATTACTATGGCTTCTCTCAGATCTCCTGGGTCATCGCACCTTATGCATCACCAGTGTTCACAAAGCCATACTCTCGAAAAGTGTCACAAACATTATCCAAAGGAGATATTCTGAAACTTgacaccaaaaaaaggaaaggaaaagaaaccaGACTCCAAAGAAAGAATGTGCCAGTGTTTTTCTAGTTTGGGCACATACAGAATTTCTCTCATTTAGCTCCCCTTCTCATGAGTTTGTAACCTCTGCTTTTGGGTGGAAGCATTTGTGTGGTTCACCCATGCTCATATCGTGGTTTTGGTGTGGTAACCCACCATGCACCCACTGATTGCTGTCGTTTCGCTGGCTTTTCGAAAGAATTAAACACGATCGTCATTAAATGAGACAACAACAGTCGTCTTCTCAATGCATTCACTGAGGAATTATAAATCCTGCTAGTTAATTCAGTTTTCTGTGTGGCcctgcacagagacagtgtcTATAACCTGCAAATGCTGGTGCACCGTGGTAAACCTGGATGTTATTGAACACACTCTGTCTACAGTTGAATTCTGTGTAGAAAGGCGTACTGACTTGCAAATATACAGCTGTCATCAATGGCATGTTACAAATGTATTCGCAATGTTGCGTGAGAATGAATAAAGTACCCTTAATGATTCATGAGGAATGATTTTACCTTTAAACCTggtgtcttgttttttttttctgtacatcGAGAGCAGGAGGAACTGGTAATCCAGGGATGTGGCTGAATTTGGATAGTGCTGACTGGCAGAATGAAACAGGTTGCTGGATGGATATGGTCAACCAACAGTAGGCAATCTTCCCTCTGAACCCGGTAGAAAAACAAGTGTAGTGTCACTAAACGTTGTGGCAGGAGATGCTGTCTTTTCTATGAGACATTAAACAGAGATCTTGGCTCACTGATCTACTGAGAGTTCCCCAATATCCTGGTCATCTAATTAGAAACCCTGACCCCTGCAGCGGTTGAAAATGTTGTGAGCATTTTACTCTTACTCGGCCACGTCACCCAAAACAGCAGTTTTGCAACACCCTGCAGAAGTagttttctttaattttgtgGGTTTTTAAGATGACTAATTTTGGACTGTAATTTTTTTGAGAAGTAACTTATTGATGAGGCATTTCTACATATGGAGACAGCATCATTTACTGCGCTGTAATAGAGGACACAGCGTGATGTTTTCTGTGATTTGCTGCCTAATATAAAGCCAACTTCAATTGCttatttaagatttaaaataaaactacgACGATCACGTAGAGTGGTAGCTCATATTATTAGCGGTTAGGTAGCTtatacattatttgtatttgaatcAGGTTCAATCGGCGCTTCAAGTCATTAAAGCGGCATCCAGAATTGGACTCCCCGATAGTCCGGAAGTGTTATGCAACAGTTTTCAATTCTGCACCCTTCTCCGTCTTGAGGCATTTAACGAAACTTCCGTGAATTAAAGTCAAGGGGTTACACCTAGGCCAGCTTTGAATGCATGACATGAATGATCCTCTTTAAAGAATTGAGCTCACGGGTTGTGTACTTAAAAGCGTTCCTCGGTTAGCCGCGGAGCTCAGTAGAAATCAGTTACTGTACGTGCTACAGTCCTTGGACTGTTCTGTCACTGCCATAGACTGAATGGGGAGTACACATGTTTAAGACAACATCATCAGTTTACACTGCAAGCTGTCAATATTGTAAATAGGCCTTATAAATGTGGTTAAATCATTTATGCTAAATGATTCTTAAGAGGTGTATTTGTTATACTTTAGCTAAAGCAAGTTCATTTGtagccagattttttttcacttagcCAAATACTTACAGGTTTTAAACTTACACGACGTTATCTTTTTAAGGATTAGGATTCTTGGACATCGGAATGTCAGTTTTCCGATCAAGTGTCTGATCAACATCATGAAATGAGATATTGATATAAGCCTACCCAATTCTGTCGGGTTTCCATAAACAGTTTTCGATACGGTTTTATAGCCATTCGTTTCCAACATGGTGTAATTTATAACAACAATGTTAATAAAACCAGTACGCATCCAGCACTTTCGGGGCTTGGTCCCCAAATATAAATAAGAACCAGCTTTGCTGCTGTTATACAAATGAAGGGCAACACTACCATCTCGTGGAGAAGGTACACATGCATCTAAAATGCACCTACTGTATCTAGTACGGTTTAGAACAGTTGCGAAAATTACCATTgattctgaaattattttagttATGTCTCTCATCTGGGAGCCTAGGTAGCCTATATGAGCTTTGAATCGTCATTAAAGCTAATAGTACACATATACCTGGCTACATAGTTAAACACCAAAGGTGGCAGTAAAGActacagggaaaaaatgtaaacattaatcaaaggaaaaaagcatttcCGGTGTAGTACGTAAAGAGGTCAAAGTTCAATCGCAGGGCAATCTCTCCTGTGATTGGACAGCTACCGCAGTGCTTCACGCTATTGGTGGTTGGACATACACCTTCCACTCCACATCTCTGTTCGGGAGCCAAGTAACGCAAGGTCAGGACGCTGAATTTATGTTCCAGGACGAATGTATATTCAATTGGTAACATTAATTTAGCACCTTGCTGCTATCATTTAGTAACATAAAAGACAACGGTGCCCCCAGATTCAAAATTCGTTGAAATAACTAGGTAGCTGGGTACCTGATCATAAGTTAGCGGGCTAGCAGGCTAAATTGCTTTGCATCGTTTgagccagctagccagctagattAGCATAACTAAGTTAAACAAATGCTATTTTAGCTTTCTATCTATATTAGTGTTACACAGCTTGtccaaaaaatgcatttgatggCATAACCGCATCTGTCAGCTGACAGCTCCAGTATGTACaatagaaagaaagaatgaagcTAACTTTGGCTACCTGCCTGTGTAGGTACATTCAGCAAAAGCTAGCATATTTAATCAGGTTTTCCAGCTGGTATCCACACATATATCCAACAGCCTCTACATTGTTTGGCGaagtatccattcaagttaactAGCCCACGTTAGATAACGAGCCGAATGTTACGTGAGGCATTGCCTCTCATAAGTTTACTTTAGCCAGCTAACGAGGTAGCTCATAGTCTTTGTTCGCTTTTGAGAGGGCGCTGGGTAACTATCCAGCTTTCTGAAATAATATGACAGTATGACATACCGTTAGAAGGCTTTCTGCCCAGTTAGTGCAACCAAGTTTAATTGCATTACAATTTCATTGGTGTCATGTCTATCATTTTGCAGGTACCAATGTCAAGATAATCAGAGCACGACAGTTCGCCATGTTGACAGCACGGGGCGCCTTTGCGGCCTTCGCCGCCAAACAGCTGTTAAGATCAACCAGTGCACTACCTCTGTCGGACTCGCATTCCAGATGTTTCCAGACTGCCACACCTTCGCAGAAAGAGCTGCACGCCGCCTGGGCCGGGCTGGCCAAGAAACAGCTGAAGGGCAAAAATCCCGAAGATCTCATCTGGCACACGCCGGAGGGCATCTCGATCAAGCCCGTCTATACCCGCAGTGACACAGAGGGGATCCCCGATGAATTGCCCGGAGTTTTCCCCTTCAGCCGCGGTCCGTACCCCACAATGTACACCTACAGACCATGGACAATACGACAGTACGCCGGCTTTAGCACCGTGGAGGAGAGCAACAAGTTCTACAAAGACAATATCAAAGGTATAATGccacattgcattgcattacaggcatttagcagatgctcttatccagagcaacttatatagaTTAAATTCTTCCcgtgttactcatttatacaggtggatgtttactgaggcaattgtggattaagtaccttgtttaagggtacaatagcagtgccccagtggggaattgaaccggcaaccttttggttaccagtcttactccttaccactatgctattcTGCCACCAAATAATAAGACATCAATTTGCAGGATTCTGAATTGCTTACTTGCAGTGACTGTTCTATGGAAAGTATCAGTCCActgattgtgtctgtgttacAAAGCTTCCTGGACATGGAAGATTTCACACAGTAAAG
This window harbors:
- the fkbp1b gene encoding peptidyl-prolyl cis-trans isomerase FKBP1B, whose protein sequence is MGVEIETISPGDGRTFPKKGQTCVVHYTGMLQNGKKFDSSRDRNKPFKFKIGRQEVIKGWEEGVAQMSLGQRAKITCTPDMAYGATGHPGVIPPNATLIFDVELLKLE